In Perca fluviatilis chromosome 18, GENO_Pfluv_1.0, whole genome shotgun sequence, one genomic interval encodes:
- the LOC120546260 gene encoding uncharacterized protein LOC120546260: MADMWTDNDVGVPAVFGQELEDAPMWTEPKRTKPNVVPAVLGQGLKVWLIGDSYIRRGEERARHTTGRNLGLDGSVWWFGWGGLRWRNLLPFFHQSLRGRTVPDVLLIHCGGNDLGNIKGVELVTVMKQDLLHLHCIFPEMKIILSSINERCHWRKADPGKINKTRMWVNREMGKFVRELGGDSVRHPCIKFDCPGIFIRDGVHFTNLGNDFFLNSIVQSLEATIHTRL, translated from the exons ATGGCAGATATGTGGACTGACAATGACGTTGGGGTCCCGGCGGTATTTGGACAAG AGTTGGAAGACGCTCCCATGTGGACTGAGCCCAAAAGGACGAAACCCAATGTGGTCCCGGCCGTACTTGGACAAG GTCTGAAAGTGTGGCTGATTGGAGACAGCTACATCCGACGTGGGGAAGAGAGAGCCAGACACACCACAGGGAGGAACCTGGGACTGGACGGCAGTGTGTGGTGGTTTGGCTGGGGTGGTCTGAGATGGAGGAACCTTCTTCCCTTTTTTCATCAGTCTTTGAGAGGAAGAACAGTCCCGGATGTCCTGCTGATTCACTGTGGCGGCAACGACCTTGGCAACATCAAAGGTGTGGAGCTTGTCACAGTGATGAAGCAGGACCTGCTGCACCTCCATTGCATTTTTCCTGAGATGAAGATCATTCTCTCTTCCATCAATGAAAGATGTCACTGGAGGAAAGCAGATCCGGGAAAGATCAACAAGACCAGAATGTGGGTGAACAGAGAGATGGGCAAATTTGTCAGGGAATTGGGTGGAGACAGTGTAAGGCATCCTTGCATAAAGTTTGACTGTCCTGGGATATTTATAAGAGACGGAGTTCATTTCACAAATTTgggaaatgatttttttttaaatagcatcGTGCAGTCCCTTGAGGCTACAATCCATACTAGATTGTAG